The region GCAGGCGATATCGGTTTTCTCATAGATGCTGCGGAGGTCCTTCAGCGAAAATTCTTCAAGGTATTTCCGCGACGTAGGCAGATGCGCGATGTGCCATTTTTCGGGTTGAATTTTTCCACGGCCAGGCACAAAGACGCGCTCGAAGCCGAAGGACTCCCCCGCCCCGATCAGTTCCGTGAGCTTTTCATGAAAGGGGCGGAACATGCCGTCACATTCAGCGGGCGTCAATTCGACCTCGTAACCGACCGGACAGGCATTTGCGTCAACTACGTCGAGGTCGGTTCCGAGATGGTGACGGCTTGCTCCAGGGAGCGCCGACCACGTGAGGATGGCATACATCAGCTGCTCTTCGTCTGCAGGGCGCTCCATGGGGAGTCCTTCGGCGGAAAGCAGTTTGAGTTCGCCGCTTGCCTTGCGGTTCCAAATCGAAAGCTGCCGTTCAAAGGGGCGGTAAGCCGATTCAATACGTAGCGCAAAACCTTCGCGGGCAAACGATTCCTTCAACTTGTTAAAGTCTCCAAGAATTCCTTTGTCTACAATATAGCCGTCGACTTCTACAAAATCGGAGCAGTCTACCGGTCGCAAACCATAGCAAGCGCGGGCCTTTTCCGGTATATCAAAATTCATCAAACATGCCCTCCCATCTTTTCGATCAAATCAAGCCACAGTTTTGTCGTTGCCTTCTTTTTCCGGGAAACCGTCTTTTTCTTGCCGATCACCTGCGACACGGCATCGTTCAACGGCGACGGGTTCGCATGGGTCCACGCAATGGCCAAGGCATCGGAAGCATCGAGCGGAAGGTCG is a window of uncultured Fibrobacter sp. DNA encoding:
- a CDS encoding M15 family metallopeptidase, translated to MNFDIPEKARACYGLRPVDCSDFVEVDGYIVDKGILGDFNKLKESFAREGFALRIESAYRPFERQLSIWNRKASGELKLLSAEGLPMERPADEEQLMYAILTWSALPGASRHHLGTDLDVVDANACPVGYEVELTPAECDGMFRPFHEKLTELIGAGESFGFERVFVPGRGKIQPEKWHIAHLPTSRKYLEEFSLKDLRSIYEKTDIACKSALLDNLDKLAKEYIYPYFI